Genomic window (Oryza sativa Japonica Group chromosome 3, ASM3414082v1):
CATTCTTTCCCCGcaaaaattttaagaaaaatgcCATTCTTGATGCAGCTAGTGATTAGCTCTCGGAGGACATGATCTCCAGCTCAGCCCACCACAGCGGCGACACCTTCGGAGTTGCTCCGTCCGGACCCAGCGCGGTGATCTCCCTCATCCGAGCTGCAACCTCCGCCATGGTCGGCCTCCTCTTAGGATCAGGATCAATGCAGCTCCTCACCACTTCGCACAGCGAACGCGCGGCTTCTTCAGAGAAGGAACCGATGCTCGGGTCAATCAGCTCTGCGAGGCGCGTCTCGCCATCGAAGTAGCGAGACGCCAGCCGTTCCAGTGGCCCGTCCTCCTCAGAATCGGGAACTCTTCCGGTCAGCATCTCCAGCAATACCATGCCATACTTGCGCACCGTGTTCTCGAGGTCCGAGGAGGAGCTGGAGTTGCTGGTGGCTGGATTTGGTTCCTTTGCACCGCTCCAAAATTCAAGGTCGGACACCTTTGCAGCGAAATCGTCGGTAAGGTATATGGTCGTCGAGTCGAAATTCCTTGGCACAACAGGTGGTTTAAGCTGATGCATATGCTCGAGACAGTAAGCGATTCCCATGGATATCCTGAGCCGCGTCATCCAATCCAGCTTCTCGGCTTCTCTAACTGCAGCACAACCGTGACAACACAGTCAAATTTCAATACATTGACCCACAGCACAGAGTAACAGAATCAAATGAATCAAATTGGTGATAGGTGCAGCATATGCAGCTGATTCGTACATATATGAACTAACAAGTCATAGCTTAAACAGCTGTTATCAGCTCACCATGGTCATGCATAGTTTATCACTGGAGGACCTTTTTATGATGTTCAGTTTGTTTTATGAGGTTGCTGATATCTTGACCAATGTTCAAATAAAAATGTACCGACAATTTCtggacatgatgatgaagagaaTCATGATAACTGACAAGAACACTTACCATGCAGATACTCAAAAAGTGTTCCATTTGGAGCATATTCAAACACCATCACTCTGGTAAAAGGTTGCTCTTCCTCACAATAGCCAAGCAAGTTCATAAAGTTCTTGTGGCTTACTTTGGACAAACTTGTGATCTAAAATCATAAATTCAGAGTaagcaaaacaaatatatatgagAAATAGGTAACAGTATGTTGCAAAAAAAGGTGATAGTACAGTTAACAATACAGTACCTTTCTCCTGTACCGAGATTCACATTCTTTTGACCAATCGTCTGCAGACGTTACCAAACTTGATGCCACTGCTATTTCAACTCCACTAGATAAAGTTCCCTTGTACAGTGTACAGGT
Coding sequences:
- the LOC4332528 gene encoding probable inactive receptor-like protein kinase At3g56050, with product MELPCPRLLLLLRLLVFLVAVSWPLCGAGTEGLGVGEEGLSSIGASSGSRNVRRLLQTGGVNQGAPAPLPLEQSPSASGPVSSPSPSPWVSPPKGSPSPSPSSKIIAHRSPHHPFTTPPQLVRPKPTTRRAEHDHSVETTGRSWFKRSWTTYGFIAAGIAALLIISAAGAFYCRAKKMGTVRPWATGLSGQLQKAFVTGVPALKRSELETACEDFSNIIGCTSTCTLYKGTLSSGVEIAVASSLVTSADDWSKECESRYRRKITSLSKVSHKNFMNLLGYCEEEQPFTRVMVFEYAPNGTLFEYLHVREAEKLDWMTRLRISMGIAYCLEHMHQLKPPVVPRNFDSTTIYLTDDFAAKVSDLEFWSGAKEPNPATSNSSSSSDLENTVRKYGMVLLEMLTGRVPDSEEDGPLERLASRYFDGETRLAELIDPSIGSFSEEAARSLCEVVRSCIDPDPKRRPTMAEVAARMREITALGPDGATPKVSPLWWAELEIMSSES